A genomic region of Pseudomonas migulae contains the following coding sequences:
- the aroB gene encoding 3-dehydroquinate synthase translates to MQTLKVDLGERSYPIHIGEGLLDQPELLAPHIRGRQVAIISNETVAPLYLERLTRSLAQFSVISVVLPDGEAFKTWETLQLIFDGLLTARHDRRTTVIALGGGVIGDMAGFAAACYQRGVDFIQVPTTLLSQVDSSVGGKTGINHPLGKNMVGAFYQPNVVLIDTASLNTLPARELSAGLAEVIKYGLICDEPFLTWLEENVDRLRALDQVALTYAIERSCAAKAAVVGADEKETGVRATLNLGHTFGHAIETHMGYGVWLHGEAVAAGTVMALEMSTRLGWISEQERDRGIRLFQRAGLPVIPPEEMTEADFLEHMAIDKKVIDGRLRLVLLRRMGEAVVTDDYPKEVLQATLGADYRALAQLKG, encoded by the coding sequence ATGCAGACACTCAAGGTCGATCTAGGCGAGCGCAGCTACCCGATTCATATTGGCGAAGGTTTGTTGGATCAGCCTGAGCTGCTGGCCCCGCATATTCGCGGGCGGCAAGTGGCGATCATCTCCAACGAAACCGTTGCGCCGCTCTATCTCGAACGTCTGACCCGCAGCCTTGCGCAGTTCTCGGTGATTTCCGTGGTGCTGCCCGACGGCGAAGCCTTCAAGACCTGGGAAACCCTGCAACTGATTTTCGACGGCCTGCTGACCGCGCGCCATGATCGCCGTACCACCGTGATCGCCCTCGGCGGCGGTGTGATTGGTGACATGGCCGGTTTTGCTGCCGCCTGCTACCAGCGCGGTGTCGATTTCATTCAGGTCCCGACCACCTTGCTGTCGCAAGTCGACTCCTCGGTAGGTGGCAAGACCGGGATCAATCATCCGCTGGGCAAGAACATGGTCGGCGCCTTCTATCAGCCGAACGTGGTGCTGATCGATACCGCCTCCCTCAATACGTTGCCGGCCCGCGAGTTGTCCGCCGGGCTGGCTGAAGTCATCAAGTACGGGCTGATTTGCGACGAGCCGTTCCTCACCTGGCTCGAAGAAAACGTCGATCGCCTGCGTGCGCTGGACCAGGTCGCCCTGACGTATGCGATCGAGCGGTCCTGCGCAGCCAAAGCGGCGGTGGTCGGTGCCGATGAGAAGGAAACCGGCGTTCGTGCCACCTTGAACCTGGGACACACCTTCGGCCATGCCATCGAAACCCACATGGGATATGGTGTGTGGCTGCATGGTGAAGCGGTCGCTGCTGGCACCGTAATGGCCTTGGAAATGTCCACGCGCCTGGGCTGGATCAGCGAGCAGGAGCGTGATCGTGGCATTCGCCTGTTCCAGCGTGCAGGCCTGCCGGTCATCCCGCCTGAAGAGATGACTGAAGCCGATTTTCTCGAACACATGGCAATTGACAAGAAAGTGATCGACGGTCGTTTGCGCCTGGTGCTGCTGCGCCGCATGGGCGAAGCGGTAGTGACCGACGATTATCCGAAAGAGGTTCTACAGGCCACGCTGGGAGCGGACTATCGCGCCCTGGCTCAGCTTAAAGGTTAA